In a genomic window of Flavobacterium sp. KACC 22761:
- the secDF gene encoding protein translocase subunit SecDF, with product MQNKGLIKFFAILFALVSIYQLSFTFVANNVKGEAKAFAGDNPDKELKYLDSIGKEKVFDLGFTDFTYNEVKNKQLNKGLDLEGGINVILQISIKDVLKGLANNSKNPVFNKSLADATANLEGNKTYLNKFFEAFEANSNGTVKLASPDIFANRSLQGEGGIDFQMTDAQAQKVIKRKVDESVESAYKVLRERIDKFGVTQPNIQKLGETGRILVELPGAKDVDRIKKLLGGKAQLEFWEAFKIEEIGNFLVASNEALKKTEIKKTETKAVAKDSLNALLTDAKDSVDTKKGNNPLFDKMIGQGGGPVLGYFAPKDTATVNAYFKRSDIRVLLGADQHYAKFVWSKPTTLKDAKGKEVEAVELYALKGNRDNAPAMSGGVVTDAKDTFDQLGKPAVSMQMNSQGAKVWEELTGRAFSQKGYIAIVLDDIVYSAPGVTSGPIAGGRSEITGSFDVAETKDLANVLNAGKLPASADIIQSTVVGPSLGQAAIDAGTISSVLGFLLVCVWMVFYYGKAGWYANLALLLNLLFLFGIMASFGFVLTLPGIAGIVLTLGTAVDANIIIYERAKEELREGKSLSEAVTASYGWHGAMRSIIDANVTHVLTGAILFIFGTGPIKGFALTLLIGIVTSLFTSIFIARIFIDRNIAGKADLTFCTNITKNWFTNFHFDFIKIKKFTYIFSSIVVVVSLVSIFFVNGLDEGVDFVGGRTFQVKFEKPIDATAVSDELSAAFGTPVEAKVLGDDDQLKITTKYKIKEDGVAIDEEVNQKLYAGLQKYFPNTTYDKFINSFDGKKVGVLQASKVGASISEDIKTNSYWAVLGAMAVIFLYLMVSFRKWQYSLGAIAAVAHDVIFVLGIYSLCYKFMPFHMEMDQHFIAAILTVIGYSMNDTVIVFDRIREFIIGNRKGTFEDIVNASINTTLSRTLNTSLMMIIVLLTMFIFGGESIRGFIFAMLIGIIVGTYSSLFIATPVLVDTISSDDKHSIEDKHNKA from the coding sequence ATGCAGAATAAAGGACTTATTAAATTTTTCGCAATTCTATTTGCATTGGTAAGTATTTACCAACTTTCTTTCACTTTTGTGGCAAATAATGTCAAAGGTGAGGCTAAAGCTTTTGCAGGAGATAATCCTGATAAAGAGCTAAAATATTTAGATTCTATTGGTAAAGAGAAAGTATTTGATCTTGGTTTTACTGATTTTACTTATAATGAAGTAAAAAACAAGCAACTTAATAAAGGTCTTGACTTAGAAGGAGGAATCAACGTAATTCTTCAAATTTCTATTAAAGACGTTTTGAAAGGTTTAGCAAACAACTCTAAAAATCCAGTATTTAATAAATCATTAGCTGATGCAACTGCGAACTTAGAAGGAAATAAAACCTATTTAAATAAGTTTTTTGAAGCTTTTGAAGCAAATTCAAATGGAACTGTGAAATTGGCTTCGCCAGATATTTTTGCAAACAGAAGTTTACAAGGAGAAGGCGGGATTGATTTTCAAATGACTGATGCGCAAGCTCAAAAAGTAATTAAAAGAAAAGTTGACGAGTCTGTAGAAAGTGCTTATAAAGTATTAAGAGAGCGTATCGACAAATTTGGTGTAACACAACCAAACATCCAAAAATTAGGAGAAACAGGAAGAATTTTAGTTGAGCTTCCAGGTGCTAAGGATGTTGATAGAATCAAAAAATTATTGGGTGGAAAAGCACAATTAGAGTTCTGGGAAGCTTTCAAAATTGAAGAAATCGGAAACTTCTTGGTAGCTTCTAATGAGGCTTTGAAAAAGACTGAAATCAAAAAAACAGAAACTAAAGCTGTTGCTAAAGATTCATTGAATGCTTTATTGACTGATGCTAAAGATTCTGTAGATACAAAAAAAGGAAACAATCCATTATTTGACAAAATGATTGGTCAAGGTGGTGGACCAGTTTTAGGATATTTTGCTCCAAAAGATACTGCTACTGTTAACGCATATTTCAAAAGATCAGATATTAGAGTTTTATTGGGTGCTGACCAACATTATGCAAAATTTGTTTGGAGTAAACCAACTACTTTAAAAGATGCTAAAGGAAAAGAAGTTGAAGCTGTTGAATTATATGCTTTAAAAGGAAACAGAGACAATGCACCAGCTATGAGCGGTGGTGTTGTAACTGATGCAAAAGATACTTTTGACCAATTAGGAAAACCAGCTGTTTCTATGCAAATGAACAGCCAAGGTGCTAAAGTTTGGGAAGAATTGACAGGAAGAGCTTTCTCTCAAAAAGGATATATCGCTATTGTATTAGATGATATCGTTTATTCTGCCCCAGGTGTTACTAGCGGACCAATCGCTGGAGGAAGATCTGAAATTACAGGATCTTTTGATGTTGCTGAAACTAAAGATTTAGCGAACGTATTAAATGCAGGTAAATTACCAGCTTCTGCAGATATTATTCAATCAACTGTTGTTGGTCCATCTTTGGGTCAGGCTGCTATTGATGCAGGAACAATTTCTTCTGTATTAGGTTTCTTATTAGTTTGCGTTTGGATGGTATTCTATTATGGTAAAGCGGGTTGGTATGCAAACCTTGCATTATTATTGAACTTACTATTCTTATTCGGAATTATGGCAAGTTTTGGTTTCGTATTAACGTTACCAGGTATTGCAGGTATCGTATTAACATTAGGTACTGCGGTAGATGCGAACATTATTATCTATGAAAGAGCGAAAGAGGAATTGCGTGAAGGAAAATCATTATCTGAGGCAGTTACTGCTTCTTATGGATGGCATGGTGCAATGCGTTCTATTATTGATGCTAACGTTACTCACGTTTTAACTGGAGCTATCTTATTCATCTTTGGAACAGGACCAATTAAAGGTTTTGCCTTGACATTGTTAATCGGTATTGTGACTTCATTGTTTACATCGATCTTTATTGCTAGAATTTTTATTGACAGAAATATCGCTGGAAAAGCTGATTTGACTTTCTGTACAAACATTACTAAAAACTGGTTTACTAATTTCCACTTTGACTTTATCAAAATCAAAAAATTCACTTATATCTTCTCTTCAATTGTTGTTGTAGTAAGTTTAGTTTCTATCTTCTTCGTTAACGGATTAGATGAAGGTGTTGATTTTGTTGGAGGTAGAACTTTCCAAGTTAAATTTGAAAAGCCAATTGATGCAACTGCAGTTTCGGATGAATTATCTGCAGCTTTCGGAACTCCGGTTGAAGCTAAAGTTTTAGGTGATGATGATCAATTGAAAATCACAACTAAATATAAAATTAAAGAAGATGGTGTTGCTATCGATGAGGAAGTAAACCAAAAATTATACGCTGGATTACAGAAATATTTCCCAAATACTACTTACGATAAATTCATCAACTCTTTTGATGGTAAAAAAGTAGGGGTATTGCAAGCTTCTAAAGTTGGAGCTTCGATTTCTGAGGATATCAAAACGAACTCTTACTGGGCGGTTCTTGGTGCAATGGCAGTTATTTTCTTATACTTAATGGTTTCTTTCCGTAAATGGCAATATTCATTAGGTGCGATTGCAGCGGTTGCGCACGACGTAATCTTTGTATTAGGAATCTACTCTTTATGCTATAAATTCATGCCTTTCCACATGGAAATGGATCAGCACTTCATTGCTGCGATTCTAACAGTAATTGGTTACTCTATGAACGATACTGTAATTGTATTTGATAGAATTAGAGAGTTTATCATTGGAAACCGTAAAGGAACTTTTGAAGATATCGTAAACGCTTCGATTAATACTACATTATCAAGAACATTGAATACTTCATTAATGATGATTATCGTATTGTTGACAATGTTCATCTTCGGTGGTGAGTCAATTAGAGGATTTATCTTCGCTATGTTGATCGGTATTATTGTAGGTACTTACTCTTCATTATTTATTGCTACACCAGTATTGGTGGATACAATTTCAAGTGATGATAAGCATTCAATTGAAGACAAACACAATAAGGCTTAA
- the gyrB gene encoding DNA topoisomerase (ATP-hydrolyzing) subunit B — translation MSEEIKKNNYSADSIQALEGMEHVRMRPSMYIGDVGVRGLHHLVYEVVDNSIDEAMGGYCDTISVAINEDGSVTVEDNGRGIPVDLHKKEGVSALEVVMTKIGAGGKFDKDSYKVSGGLHGVGVSVVNALSVHMKSTVFREGKIYEQEYERGKALYPVKQIGETEKRGTRQTFFPDDTIFQQTTEFSYDTLSARMRELSFLNKGITITFTDKREVNEKGEFRSEVFHSDEGLKEYIRYLDGNREPIISHVISMDHEKGEIPVEVALIYNTSYTENIFSYVNNINTHEGGTHLQGFRSGLTRTLKKYADASGMLDKLKFEISGDDFREGLTAIISVKVAEPQFEGQTKTKLGNREVVSPVSQAVGEMLENYLEENPNDAKIIIQKVILAAQARHAAKKAREMVQRKTVMGGGGLPGKLSDCSEQDPARCEVYLVEGDSAGGTAKQGRDRNFQAILPLRGKILNVEKAMHHKVFENEEIRNIFTALGVTVGTAEDSKALNLEKLRYHKVIIMCDADVDGSHISTLILTFFFRFMKELIEEGHVYIAAPPLYLVKKGNKKEYAWNDVQRDQANERMGGSANIQRYKGLGEMNAEQLWETTMDPNFRTLRQVNIESLAEADQVFSMLMGDEVPPRREFIEKNAVYANIDA, via the coding sequence ATGAGCGAAGAAATCAAGAAGAACAATTATTCAGCAGATAGTATTCAGGCATTAGAAGGAATGGAGCACGTAAGAATGCGTCCATCTATGTATATTGGAGATGTAGGGGTTCGAGGGCTACATCATTTGGTTTATGAAGTTGTTGATAACTCTATTGATGAGGCCATGGGAGGATATTGTGATACAATTAGTGTTGCAATCAATGAAGACGGTTCAGTAACAGTTGAAGATAACGGTCGTGGTATTCCAGTTGATTTACATAAAAAAGAAGGAGTTTCAGCACTTGAAGTTGTAATGACTAAAATTGGTGCTGGAGGTAAATTCGATAAAGATTCTTATAAAGTTTCTGGAGGTCTTCACGGAGTTGGGGTTTCGGTTGTAAATGCACTTTCAGTCCATATGAAATCTACTGTTTTTAGAGAAGGAAAAATCTACGAACAAGAATATGAAAGAGGAAAGGCTTTATATCCTGTAAAGCAAATTGGAGAAACAGAGAAAAGGGGAACACGCCAGACTTTCTTTCCTGATGATACTATTTTTCAGCAGACTACAGAGTTTTCATACGATACGCTTTCAGCTCGTATGCGTGAGCTTTCTTTTTTAAATAAAGGGATTACTATAACGTTTACCGATAAAAGAGAAGTTAATGAAAAAGGGGAATTCAGAAGTGAAGTTTTTCATTCTGACGAAGGTCTTAAGGAATATATCCGTTATTTAGATGGAAACCGTGAGCCAATTATTTCTCACGTAATTAGCATGGATCACGAAAAAGGTGAAATTCCAGTTGAGGTAGCCTTGATTTACAATACAAGTTATACTGAGAATATTTTCTCTTATGTAAATAACATCAATACACACGAAGGAGGTACGCATTTACAAGGTTTTAGAAGTGGTTTGACAAGAACACTTAAAAAATATGCCGATGCTTCTGGAATGTTGGATAAATTGAAGTTTGAAATTTCGGGAGATGACTTCCGTGAAGGATTGACGGCTATTATTTCGGTAAAAGTTGCGGAACCTCAATTCGAAGGACAAACAAAAACTAAACTTGGAAACAGAGAAGTAGTTTCTCCGGTTTCTCAAGCGGTTGGAGAAATGCTTGAAAATTATTTGGAAGAAAATCCAAATGATGCAAAAATAATTATCCAGAAAGTAATTTTAGCAGCTCAGGCACGTCACGCGGCGAAAAAAGCACGTGAAATGGTGCAGCGTAAAACTGTTATGGGCGGTGGTGGATTGCCAGGAAAATTATCTGATTGTTCAGAACAAGATCCAGCAAGATGTGAGGTTTACCTTGTCGAGGGAGATTCGGCTGGTGGAACAGCAAAACAAGGACGTGATCGTAATTTTCAAGCCATTTTGCCGTTACGTGGTAAAATCTTGAACGTCGAAAAAGCGATGCATCATAAAGTATTCGAAAACGAAGAGATTAGAAATATTTTTACGGCTTTAGGAGTAACTGTAGGAACTGCAGAAGATAGTAAAGCGCTAAATCTGGAAAAACTAAGATATCATAAGGTAATCATCATGTGTGATGCCGATGTCGATGGTAGCCACATTTCTACCTTAATATTAACGTTCTTCTTCCGTTTCATGAAAGAATTAATTGAAGAAGGTCACGTTTACATTGCAGCGCCACCTTTGTATTTGGTTAAAAAAGGAAACAAGAAGGAATATGCGTGGAATGACGTTCAGCGCGATCAAGCAAACGAAAGAATGGGAGGAAGTGCCAACATTCAACGTTATAAAGGTCTTGGAGAGATGAATGCGGAGCAATTATGGGAAACTACAATGGATCCAAATTTCAGAACTTTACGTCAAGTGAATATTGAAAGTCTTGCTGAAGCTGATCAGGTTTTCTCTATGTTAATGGGGGATGAAGTGCCACCTCGTAGAGAGTTTATCGAGAAAAATGCAGTTTATGCAAATATTGACGCATAA
- the mdh gene encoding malate dehydrogenase — protein MKVTIVGAGNVGATCADVISYRGIASEVVLLDIKEGFAEGKALDIMQCATNTGFNTKVSGVTNDYSKTAGSDVVVITSGIPRKPGMTREELIGINAGIVKTVAENVLKYSPNTIIVVVSNPMDTMTYLALKATGLPKNRIIGMGGALDSSRFRTYLSLALDKPANDISAMVIGGHGDTTMIPLTRLASYNGIPVSQFLSEEVLQKVAADTMVGGATLTGLLGTSAWYAPGASVAYLVDSILNDQKKMIACSVFVEGEYGQNDICIGVPCIIGKNGVEEIVDINLNEQEKALFAKSADAVRSMNDALKTILV, from the coding sequence ATGAAAGTTACCATTGTAGGAGCAGGAAATGTTGGAGCTACCTGTGCAGATGTTATTTCTTATAGAGGAATTGCAAGCGAAGTAGTACTGTTGGATATTAAAGAAGGTTTTGCCGAGGGTAAAGCGTTGGATATTATGCAATGTGCCACAAATACAGGTTTTAATACCAAAGTTTCAGGTGTTACTAACGATTATTCTAAAACTGCAGGAAGTGATGTAGTAGTGATTACATCAGGAATTCCAAGAAAACCAGGAATGACAAGAGAAGAATTGATTGGCATTAATGCGGGAATTGTGAAAACAGTTGCTGAAAATGTACTTAAATATTCTCCTAACACTATAATTGTTGTTGTTTCAAATCCGATGGATACAATGACGTATTTGGCTTTAAAAGCGACAGGCTTGCCAAAAAACAGAATAATCGGAATGGGAGGGGCGTTAGACAGTTCTCGTTTTAGAACGTATCTTTCACTAGCGCTGGATAAACCTGCAAATGATATTTCGGCGATGGTAATTGGAGGGCACGGTGATACCACTATGATTCCGTTAACTCGTTTGGCATCTTATAATGGAATACCAGTTTCGCAATTTCTTTCAGAAGAAGTGCTTCAAAAAGTAGCGGCTGATACTATGGTTGGCGGAGCGACTCTAACAGGTTTGTTAGGAACTTCGGCTTGGTATGCGCCTGGAGCGTCTGTAGCTTACTTGGTAGATAGTATTTTAAACGATCAGAAAAAAATGATTGCGTGCTCTGTTTTTGTAGAAGGCGAGTACGGACAAAACGATATTTGCATAGGGGTGCCTTGTATAATTGGTAAAAACGGGGTCGAAGAAATTGTTGATATTAATTTAAATGAGCAAGAAAAGGCGCTATTTGCTAAAAGTGCAGATGCAGTTCGTAGCATGAATGATGCCTTAAAGACGATATTAGTATAA
- the cysS gene encoding cysteine--tRNA ligase: MPLYSSQPLKIYNSLSGEKEDFKPIHEGNVGMYVCGPTVYSNVHLGNVRTFMSFDVIFRYFLHLDYKVRYVRNITDVGHIVDDVDEGEDKIAKKARLEQLEPMEVVQRYTVDFHDILKAFNFLPPSIEPTATGHIIEQIEIIKKIIDKGIGYVANGSVYFDVVKYNETNNYGILSGRNIEDMLANTRDLDGQSDKRNPQDFALWKKAEPEHIMRWPSPWSDGFPGWHLECTAMSTKYLGNHFDIHGGGMDLKFPHHECEIAQNEACTGQSPVNYWMHANMLTLNGKKMAKSTGNNILPGEILSGDNTILSKAFSASVTRFFMLQAHYRSILDFSDDAITAAEKGYKRLMEALDALPNIAAGNSSSIDFGAWKQLCYDAMNDDFNTPILIAHLFEGVRYINLLKDGKETISAEDLKTFTTAINAFVFDVLGLSDEKASDSNNDKLEGVVNMLIAMRNQARADKNFALSDQIRDQLIALGIQLKDGKEGTSFSI, encoded by the coding sequence ATGCCACTATATAGCAGTCAGCCCCTAAAAATATACAATTCACTTTCGGGTGAAAAAGAAGATTTCAAACCAATCCATGAAGGAAATGTTGGAATGTATGTTTGTGGACCAACAGTATATAGCAATGTTCACTTAGGAAATGTGAGAACTTTTATGTCTTTTGATGTAATTTTCAGATACTTTCTTCATTTGGATTATAAAGTTCGTTACGTTCGAAATATTACCGACGTAGGACATATTGTAGATGATGTTGATGAAGGTGAAGATAAAATTGCTAAAAAAGCACGTTTAGAGCAATTAGAACCTATGGAAGTGGTACAGCGCTATACGGTCGATTTTCATGACATTCTAAAAGCTTTCAACTTTTTGCCGCCAAGTATTGAACCAACAGCAACTGGACATATTATTGAGCAAATCGAAATCATCAAAAAAATTATTGATAAAGGAATTGGCTATGTTGCCAACGGATCAGTTTATTTTGATGTTGTAAAATACAATGAAACCAATAATTACGGAATTTTAAGTGGCCGAAATATTGAGGATATGCTTGCCAACACACGCGATCTAGACGGACAATCTGACAAGAGAAACCCTCAGGATTTCGCACTTTGGAAAAAAGCTGAACCAGAACATATCATGAGATGGCCTTCACCTTGGAGCGACGGTTTTCCAGGCTGGCACTTAGAATGTACCGCAATGAGCACTAAATACCTAGGAAATCATTTTGACATTCATGGAGGCGGAATGGATTTAAAATTCCCTCACCACGAATGCGAAATTGCACAAAATGAAGCTTGCACAGGACAATCTCCGGTAAATTACTGGATGCATGCCAACATGCTTACCCTAAACGGAAAGAAAATGGCAAAATCTACTGGAAATAATATTTTGCCAGGAGAAATTTTAAGCGGAGACAACACCATTTTGAGCAAAGCATTTTCAGCTTCAGTAACTCGTTTTTTCATGTTGCAAGCACATTATAGAAGCATTTTGGATTTCTCTGATGATGCCATTACTGCCGCGGAAAAAGGATACAAAAGATTAATGGAAGCGCTTGATGCATTGCCAAATATTGCTGCAGGAAATTCAAGCTCTATTGACTTCGGAGCATGGAAACAATTATGCTACGATGCCATGAATGACGACTTCAATACGCCAATTTTAATTGCTCATTTATTTGAAGGCGTTCGTTATATTAATTTATTGAAAGATGGAAAAGAAACTATTTCTGCCGAAGATCTAAAAACCTTTACAACTGCAATCAATGCTTTTGTTTTTGATGTTTTAGGCCTAAGCGACGAAAAAGCTTCTGACAGCAATAACGATAAACTAGAAGGCGTTGTAAACATGCTTATCGCAATGAGAAATCAAGCCAGAGCAGATAAAAACTTTGCGCTTTCAGACCAAATCCGTGATCAATTGATTGCCTTAGGAATTCAATTGAAAGACGGAAAAGAAGGCACCAGCTTTTCTATTTAA
- the folE gene encoding GTP cyclohydrolase I FolE — MINNEDFLDEIGDNHFSSNAKNPLRADAFDITDEEKIEKIKKDVESILQTLGMDLTDDSIKGTPNRVAKMFVKEIFGGLNPAKQPKASTFDNNYKYGEMLVEKNITVYSTCEHHLLPIIGRAHVAYISSGRVIGLSKMNRIVEYYAKRPQVQERLTMQIVQELQKALGTEDVACVIDAKHLCVNSRGIKDIESSTVTSEFGGKFKDPQTKREFLDYIKLDTQF; from the coding sequence ATGATAAACAACGAAGATTTTTTAGACGAAATAGGTGACAATCATTTCAGCAGTAATGCAAAAAACCCTCTTAGAGCGGATGCTTTTGATATCACTGATGAAGAAAAAATAGAGAAAATTAAAAAAGATGTTGAAAGCATTCTGCAGACTCTTGGAATGGATTTAACAGACGACAGCATAAAAGGAACTCCAAACCGAGTTGCTAAAATGTTTGTAAAAGAAATTTTTGGCGGTTTAAACCCTGCAAAACAGCCAAAAGCCTCAACTTTTGACAACAATTACAAATACGGAGAAATGTTGGTAGAAAAAAACATTACTGTTTATTCTACTTGTGAACATCATTTATTGCCAATCATTGGACGTGCTCACGTAGCTTATATCTCCAGCGGACGCGTGATTGGTTTATCAAAAATGAACCGTATCGTGGAGTATTATGCAAAAAGACCTCAGGTACAGGAGCGTTTAACAATGCAGATTGTTCAAGAACTTCAAAAAGCTTTAGGAACAGAAGATGTGGCTTGCGTTATTGATGCAAAACACCTTTGCGTAAACTCTCGCGGAATTAAAGATATCGAAAGCAGTACAGTAACATCTGAATTCGGCGGAAAATTCAAAGACCCTCAAACGAAAAGAGAATTCTTAGATTATATCAAACTAGACACTCAATTTTAA
- a CDS encoding four helix bundle protein → MAKIEKFEDLEIWRLARTICQQIEFLIQNTNLKTNYSLKDQIDRSSGSIMDNIAEGFERNGNREFINFLSIAKGSAGEVKSQSYRAFDKKLISEEQHLKLNESIELVKNKIGAMMNYLNNCEIKGLKFK, encoded by the coding sequence ATGGCGAAAATAGAAAAATTCGAAGATTTAGAAATTTGGAGATTAGCAAGAACAATTTGCCAACAAATTGAATTCCTTATTCAAAATACAAACTTAAAAACAAACTATTCACTTAAAGATCAAATTGACAGAAGTTCAGGTTCTATCATGGATAATATTGCTGAAGGTTTTGAACGAAATGGAAACAGAGAATTTATCAATTTTTTAAGTATTGCGAAGGGTTCTGCCGGAGAAGTAAAATCACAATCATACAGAGCATTTGACAAAAAATTGATCAGTGAAGAACAACACTTGAAATTAAACGAAAGCATAGAATTGGTTAAAAATAAAATTGGAGCAATGATGAACTATTTAAATAATTGCGAAATAAAAGGACTTAAATTCAAATAG
- the yidD gene encoding membrane protein insertion efficiency factor YidD: MKAITPFVLLVRFYQTAISPFTPASCRFEPTCSSYMIEALQKHGLFYGGYLGMKRILSCHPWGRTGYDPVPEKKCSHKH; encoded by the coding sequence ATGAAAGCCATCACTCCATTTGTTTTATTAGTGCGCTTTTATCAAACCGCCATTTCGCCCTTTACACCAGCGTCATGCCGATTTGAGCCAACATGTTCCAGCTACATGATCGAAGCTCTTCAAAAACACGGATTATTTTATGGAGGTTATCTCGGAATGAAGCGTATTTTGAGCTGTCATCCTTGGGGAAGAACCGGTTATGATCCCGTTCCAGAAAAGAAATGTTCACACAAACATTAA
- the lgt gene encoding prolipoprotein diacylglyceryl transferase has protein sequence MTHALNMVWNPSEGIDLGFFMIRYYSLMFVIAFGLGWYLMKKIFERENESLDKLDSLFVWTVLATLAGARLGHVFFYDWEYFRNHLLEIILPFRFEPKFEFTGYQGLASHGAAISIIVAMYFYSKMILKRPLLWILDRVVIPVASGAIFVRLGNFFNSEIIGHETTSAFGIRFLHDTFSKNDAVQKTGITNPKEAYNAIAHDPKFADLLAQVPAKHPTQLYEAFCYIFVFAILYFLYWKTNARLKSGYLFGLFLVLLFVVRFIVEFVKESQGGFESELGLFSTGQWLSIPFIIIGLFFIIRAQRNPLATS, from the coding sequence ATGACACACGCCTTAAACATGGTTTGGAATCCTTCAGAAGGAATCGATTTAGGATTTTTTATGATTCGCTATTATAGTTTAATGTTCGTAATTGCCTTTGGTTTAGGATGGTACCTAATGAAAAAGATTTTCGAACGCGAAAACGAATCGCTTGACAAATTGGATTCTTTATTTGTTTGGACGGTTCTTGCTACTTTAGCCGGCGCGCGTTTAGGACATGTTTTCTTTTACGATTGGGAATATTTCAGAAATCATTTATTAGAAATCATTCTTCCTTTCCGATTTGAACCAAAATTTGAATTCACAGGCTACCAAGGTTTAGCAAGTCATGGCGCAGCAATCTCAATTATCGTTGCAATGTATTTCTATAGCAAAATGATTTTAAAACGTCCATTATTATGGATTTTAGATCGTGTTGTTATTCCGGTTGCTAGCGGTGCAATTTTCGTACGTCTTGGAAATTTCTTCAATTCAGAAATTATCGGACACGAAACAACATCTGCTTTCGGAATTCGTTTTTTGCACGATACATTTAGCAAAAATGATGCTGTACAAAAAACTGGAATTACAAATCCAAAAGAAGCTTACAACGCAATCGCGCACGACCCAAAATTTGCTGATTTATTAGCTCAAGTCCCAGCTAAACACCCAACTCAATTATACGAAGCATTTTGCTACATTTTTGTATTTGCAATTTTATACTTCTTATACTGGAAAACAAATGCAAGACTTAAATCTGGCTACCTTTTCGGGTTGTTTTTAGTACTTTTATTTGTTGTACGTTTTATCGTTGAGTTTGTAAAAGAAAGCCAAGGCGGTTTTGAGAGCGAATTAGGCCTATTCTCAACAGGACAATGGTTAAGCATACCATTTATCATAATCGGTCTTTTCTTTATCATTAGAGCACAAAGAAATCCTTTAGCAACATCTTAA
- the tnpA gene encoding IS200/IS605 family transposase: MATELRKGSHTVSRLTCHVVWVTKYRFKVLKGDIQKRCRELLIQICEAEGIEILKGVVSADHVHMHIEYAPKQNVSSILKSFKGRTSRKLQMEFPELHARYWGQHFWASGYGVWSTGNITDEMVNEYLEHHRRKDNDDDSNFILE, translated from the coding sequence ATGGCTACAGAATTAAGAAAAGGTTCGCACACAGTAAGCAGATTAACATGTCATGTTGTTTGGGTTACGAAATATAGGTTTAAGGTTTTGAAAGGTGATATCCAAAAGCGCTGTCGTGAACTTTTGATACAAATATGCGAAGCGGAAGGGATAGAAATTTTGAAAGGAGTTGTGAGCGCAGATCACGTTCACATGCATATTGAGTATGCGCCAAAGCAAAATGTAAGTTCAATTTTAAAAAGTTTCAAAGGTCGTACTTCAAGGAAATTGCAAATGGAGTTTCCAGAACTTCACGCACGTTACTGGGGACAACATTTTTGGGCAAGTGGTTATGGAGTTTGGAGTACAGGAAATATAACTGATGAAATGGTAAATGAATATCTGGAGCATCATAGAAGGAAAGATAATGATGATGATTCAAATTTCATTCTTGAATGA